One Gopherus evgoodei ecotype Sinaloan lineage chromosome 1, rGopEvg1_v1.p, whole genome shotgun sequence genomic window, gccccagggcgcTCTGGTTGGCCAGCACGGCCCGGAGGTAGCTGGTCTCCCGCTCCAGATCCCGCAGGCGCCGGTTCAGCCCCCGGTTGCGGTCCCGCAGCTGCCGGTTCTCAGCGGCCAGGCCCTGCAGGCGGCTCTCCAGTCCCAGCACGTACTGCTTCTTCTTCAGCCGGTTCAGGCGGGCCGCGGCCGCCGCCTTCAGCCGGCTCCTGGCCGCCACCCCGCCCGGGCTGGCCCCACAGCTCCTCTGGCCCGGCGCGCTCGTGGGCGGCTCCGGCTCGCCCTGCTGCCCGCAGAAGCAGCCGCTCGGCTCCACGTCCAGCTCCCAGTGCGGCGGGGCCGCCTCCAGCAGGTCGCCCAGCTCCAGCCCCGAGAATAGGTCCTCGTGCTCCGCCGGCTCCTCGGCCCCCTGCTGCGGCTGCTCCAGGACGGCCGGGTCCCAGCGctgctgcttggggcgggggccccccggctcctcctccccGCCATCGCCCCCTCCGGCCGCAGGGGCCGGCCCCGcgctggggagctgccaggcgGCGGCCGAGGGGCTCTCTCCGCCAGACGAGGCCGCCAGCAGCTGGGTCAGGCTGTGGCgcatggtggggagggggcgaGGCCCGGGCTTCCCCGCAGGCGGgcctggggagaggaagaggctccccgcagggggaggggagacgccGCGGGACGGAGAAGCGAGCGAGGCTCCAAGGCCAGGCGGGACCCTGCCGCCGCCAGCCCCGGCTACCAGGCCGCAGCGCGCGGGGCTGGAAATGGCGGTTGCTCCGGCCGGGGCTGCGCGGACCGGAAAGAGAAGAGACCCCTCCCCTTCTGCGCGCGCGCCATTttcggggaaggggcggggcaatgGGGGAttctggaggggaggggcagtgggggggaggattttggaggggcggggtggggtATCTATTGGGTTAGCCTGGCGGAGGGCAAGTAGTGTGGCTGTGTTACAAAGCCGAACAAACAGGCTGGCTTGCTGAAAAGTGGTCTCTgtgtactagggtgaccagacagcaaatgtgaaagatGGGGATGGGAGAGTAATAGAAGcgtgtataagaaaaagaccccaaaatgaggactgtccctataaaaattggGATAGCTGGTTAGCCTACCGTATACTTACAAAGAAGCTTTAATCCCAGGAGCTGTACCAAGGACCTGTTAGCGCAGGCGAGACCCCTGAACTGCCGCCATTGCTGGAGCACAGCGCTAGGGCCGCGAAAGTGATGAGGGGGCTGAggcatggcttatgaggagaggctgagggaactgggctcatttagtctgcagaagagaagaatgaggagggatttgatagctgctttcaactacctgaaagggggttccaaagaggatggatctagactgttctcagtggtatcagatgacagaacaaggagtaatggtctcaagttgcagtgggggaggtttaggttggctattaggaaaaactatttcactaggagggtggtgaagcactgcaatgggttacctagggaggtggtggaatctccttccttagaggtttttatggtcaggcttgacaaaggccttgctgggatgatttagttgggaatggtcttgctttgagcaaggggttggactagatgaccttctgaggtctcttgcAACTGTATTCTTCTATGCTTCTATGATGTGCACACAATAGGGGAAGAGAAAAGTTTTGCCAAGAACCCCTGCCAATGCCCCTATTGCTATAGTAAAATGATGTATTTATTATCCCTGTAACATCACATAGAACAGCATGGGGCTCAGTTTACTTGAGGATGATGTACAAAGTCCAGGTTTAAACCTGATTTCCAGTGATCAACATTTTTCATACCTAAGACCTGATCCAAGCCCACAGACGTTGATAGGAGCTTTTCTGTTGATGATGATTGCTTTGAATCAGACCCCTAATGTAGAGAGAGCTAATCATCCACCTGAAAATCATCCTCCATGATAAAGATACAGTACATGTACTAATCTGCTTTATCCTGCCACACAGGTAATAAACTGTGATCTTGTTTGTGTGACCCCTTTTTCCTTTCCAGCTCCACTTTACTGTATATTAACAATATGCTATATCAaatataaactcttcagggcaagagCTTTTTCTCTTTAGTTGTCATGTAAAATACTTAATGTACATCTATAATCTGTAAAAATTACTAGAAACATGAGAGGCAAGGAACAAACAAGACAAACTCGTAAATGAATATGAACTTTCCATACTAAAGTCCATTGTTTCCCAGTTTTATTTAGCATAACTTGTTCTACTACTCAAAGTGCCACGTTAGGCTGCCATCTCAAATCAATGGTATGGAAACAAAAGATGGGCTTCAAACCAGACCTCATAAAAGGTTTGTAAAGCTGTGGGCACACTATAAAGAAATCTGATAAAAGatcattttagtttttttaaaaagggttactAACAAGCAGTAAGTAGTGTGCTATAATAGTTCTGCTGAGAGCTGAAAAGAGAGTGAGGGGTTATGACATGAAATGACGGAGTTTGTTATTCAGCTCTTTTTCTTTAGTTAGTAAGTCCATGCTGTGTTTCTTGTAAGCATCAAACTGCATCCAGAGCTCACTGTATGCTTGCTCACTTCCCTCCACATGTCGCTGCAGCTCTTGGACCCTTAAGTTGCTGTCCACTGCTGCTACCTCTCTCACAAAGCGCtcctctgctgtcagcctggCCCTCTCTGCAGTCTCCAGTTTCTTCTCCAACTGCTGAATTTCCCGTTGCTTCTCCTGCAGTGTCTTGCCCCTCTCCATAGCCAGATGCAGCAGCTCCTCTTTCTCACGGCTCACCCTCTCCAACTTGGCTTGCAACTCGCTGCCCTCAGCCTTTTGCTGCCTTTCTGCCTGCTCCAGCTGTGCAACAGTTTGGCAATGCTTCTCCTCCAGACTTTGCAGCTGACTTCTCAATAAATCAGTTTCCTTGGCATGGACACTGGCTTGTTGGCTCTGAACTTCCAGTAGCTCCTTCTCTCGCTCCTGGGCTCTGTGGCTATCTTGAGCACATCTCTCCTTTAAGGAATCTACCTCCTGAGAGAGCCTCTTCCCCTGGGAAGTGAGTTGGAGGACCTCAGCCTCCTTCTCCTTCAGAGCCTGGCTGAAAAGGGTCTGGTTTTCCTGCCTCAGGCACTTATTTTCCTCCCTAAGCAGCATGTTCTGCTGCTTGTACTCATCCTTGAAGCGGATCATGTCCTCATGGTTGGCAGCCAGGTCCATAAAGCGCTCCTCCAGCTgctgggcccggcgggtctgACTTTCAAGCCTCACACTATCCTCCATCCTCAACTCCTCCAGCTCCAAGTTGAGACTCTCCAGTGCCTTGCAGCGCATTAGGGTATCATCCGCTCGCTTCTTCAATATGCAGATGAGCTGAGACTGCTCATGAAGGCGTGAGCGTAGCAGAgctttctcccccttctccccatcagAGAGCCCATGGAGTTTCTCCAGGGCCTCATACAGATCTCTCATGTCTCCTTTTGTCTCTATTTCAGCCTCCTTTGAATCATTTGTGGGGCAGGACATCTCAGGATCCTTCTCATCCTGAGGCATGGAGCTGCTGTCTCCTGCGGAGTCTGTAACTCAAGCTAGATAACAACAGCTTCTCTTAGTAAcattcaaaattatttaattGCACCCAACAGTTCTAGTTTCCCAACCAACAGGGCTGCAATTGGTGGATATGCCCAGGAAGTTCTATTATATCACAAGTCAGGAGACTTGGACATTCCAGAACAGATTGCAGTTTGCCAACAGCTCTTGAACTGGTCACTTTCCTTGGCTCTGCAGATTGGGGAGGGCGGGAAGAATCTAATCAGTATTTTAGATGTCTTTATtctaatgtgagaagtatggggaataagcaggaaagAAGTCGAAATCCTAGTAAATAAACATAACTATGGCATAGTTGGcttcacagagacttggtgggataatgcGCATGGCTgtaatattggtatagaagggtactgtttgctcaggaaggacagacggaaaaaagggaggaggtgttgccttatatagtAAAactgtatacacttggactgaggttaaAATGGAGATAGGAGACAGgtttgttgaaagtctctgagtaaggataaaagaggtaaaaacaagggtgatgttatgATAcaggtctactacagaccacctaaacaggaagaagaggtggatgaggctttttttaaacaactaacaaaaccatccaaagcacaggacttggtggtgatgggagacttcaactactcagacatctgttgggaaaataatacagcagggcacagattatccaataaattcttggaatgtattggagaaggtggagaaagctactaggggagggatgttctagatttgattttggcagatagggaggaactggttgagaatttgaaagtggaaggcagcttgggtgaacaTGATCATGGagtggtagagttcatgattctaagggagaacagcaaaataaagacaatggatttcacaAAGGTAGGCTTTAGCAaattcagggagttggtaggtaagatacCGTGAGGAGCAAGTCTAAGAGAAAAAAAAcgttgaagacagttggcagtttttcagagagacaaTATTAAGGGctgtgacacatggccagaaagggttaagcatcctgcaggctAAATGACCCAGAGTCAACCTGTAGAGACATGTTAGAAAAGTATGTGAATGGCAGTTAGGGCCATTCCATATTAGATAGGTTAGAACTTTGAAATGGACACCTGTATTGGTAGAGAAGTAGAGGTGATACTAATAGTATGTGTGGCTTGTTCAATtttagccatgtaaacagacagttcctttcTATTACTATAGCTATTGATTtagagatcaaaaggaaatattaacatttagatgaatcttgggtgaAATAGTATCATTGTCTATATGTTTCTTTAGAGCTGTATATGAGCTAGGTAATGGATAAATTACCGGTGATGTTTGGGAAACAGAAGGctacatcaaaagcctattgttcacCCAGGACTATATTGTCAAGAGAATGCTGAAAAAAGACTGTATAAAAGCCTTTTGGGAcctgatcctttcatctcagatctgcttgatagttcatgcaggggaagcttaagcCACAAGGCTGAGATCTCCATTCCTAACCTGGAATTACCCTGAATATAAAcactggactataacctatgaactaacCTATGAACTAATTCTGTAAGAATTCTTTGCACCTACAAAGCTCACTATCTCCACCatgaatctgaatctcaagaactgtactcatgtctgtatgtatactgatcttttaaccaatactctctcccttttcttttttaataaattttagtttagttaataagaattgtctgtaagcgtgtatttgggtaagatctgaaatattccttATTAACCTGGGagataatgtgtctgatcctttgggattggtaaaactttcttatatgattaataagattttcagtaatcctcatcatatttgacctgggtgtctgggtggaggcctgaggctgggttgtTTTAAGGGAACTGTTGGTttcacaaaacgagatcaaactagttGGAGATATAAAAGGTAACAGGAAAACATTTGTGATAAACTCAGTCCCAGAGGGTTAAAAAGCCCTGCTCCTTATCAACTGGGAGGcaactacaggtcaatcaggttcaactgagaaagggttaccaaggtagcaattagaatcagctgagggggagctacctgagggtAATTagtatcagctgattccaacttagggctgcctgagacctttttaaacccttccctaggaggcaggggccaggagccagcccctagccctagccctgctgccaggagtgtaggagcagcaagacagtaagcctcaccaggaggagaggcagtactctctcccacaagggagtaaAAATACTCTAAGTAGGACTGGTGGAGATATGGGGAGCAGACTTACCCTGTGTCCTTAGGGGGACTTCAGTActcaagcctgtctcaccagggctaaaagcagcagaggttggggagactgagaaggtacCTTGCCACACatggtgtcaggggtgggatgtGAGTGAGACTTCATGGCAAGCCATCTCAGGGCAGGGTAAAACACCCCctagaaaaaaaccccaaacaaacaaacaaaaacaaaatggaggatgTAGTGAAGACATTGGTGCAGGCCACTGCAGCCCAACAAGAAGCTACCAGGGTGCAGATAGCTacccagcaggaggcagtgtgAATACAGCAGGAGACAAATCAACTACTGATGAGCCAGGCGGCTCAGGATCGAGCCGCCCTGCATGAGGTTGTGAACCAGTTAAAGGCCCTGACCACCCTAACGCATGGCCCCCATGGGACTCGGCCACTACTTACAGAAGATGATGATGGATGATGTCGTGGAGGCATATCTCCTTGCGTTTGAGAGAATGGCCcagcgggaggcctggccccaagaccagtgggccaGTATCCTGGCTCCCTTTCTGTGTGGGGAGGCACAGAAAGCATATTTTGATATGACAACAGAAGCAGCTTCAGATTAGTCCCAGctaaaggcagagatcctggcgaGGTCTGGTGTGACGACAGCTATAAGGGCACAGCGGTTCCATGAGTGGAAATACCGAGTTAACAGAGCCCCGTGGTCCCAGCTGTTTGACCTGATCCATCTAGCCAGGAAGTGGCTGCACCTCAAGACCCACTAGCCAGAGGAAGTTGTGGAAACCATAGTTGTGGACAGGTACATAAGAGGGCTACCGCCGGACATATGAGGATGGATCAgtcaaaatgatccctcctcctATGATGAGCTAGTTGCCCTCGTAGAGAGACACCTAGCAGTGCAGGAACTTTCTCAGACCACCGTGGAATGGAGGCGCCAGAATAGGAGGCAAGTCTATGTACCAAAGGCCTGAGTTGCCGTAGCTCTGGGCTGAACtatggagagaaggaaggaggccGAAGAGCGGCCCGAGTACTCGGAGGGACTTGGGGACTGGGAGAGAAAGAATCAGGGGGTAAGGCCCCACAGCCCAAAAAATAGGGGGCTGCCTCGAGCAGGGTACCgatgttatgcatgtggagaGATAGGGCATATAGCTGCCCAATGCCCAAACCTagaggagcctatgcaatgcgTCCTGGGAAATCTAGAAGAGCCATGTCACCTGATAAATCTAGTAGGGGTAGCGATGGTCCCTCCTAGATATACTAGGACAGTTAAAATGAATGGTATAAAGACCACCGCGTTAGTAGACTCAGGAAGTGCAGTCACGCTGATCTCAGGAAAGCTGGTTGGGTATGATCAACTATCCCAGGCCAAGCGCATAGGGATATCCTGTGTCCATGGGGATGCCAATTACTACCCGACCATCCCAATAAAAATAGAGGTCCTGGGAAACCCCACTAAGGTGACGGTGGGGGTGGTCCCAAAACTCCCCTGCCCAGTCCTCATAGGTcgagacttcccagggtttggcagCCTACTTCCTCGAGGGGAGTCAGAAGAAGATAACTACCCAGAGAGCAATGGGATGGCTTCAATAGTTAGCAACCCCCTGGCCTTCCATGAATTTGCCCAGGATTTATTCTCACCCTCTGGGAAGACCAGGAAGACTCAGcgagaaaggagggcagataaGAGGAGGGGAACGAGAATCCTGACCCAGAACCAGAAGCCTATACTCATAGGGGAAAGAATTGGCCTGACTGACAAGGGAACTAGGCAGGAGGTCTGTGAGCCAACAGCCGGACCCAATTCCCCAGGGACCTCcctcaagggggagggggaaatagaaCCCCCTGAGTTTGGGCAAATTGGACCTTCACTAGAGAATTTTGGAcgggatcaggccaatgatctaGTATATAATAATATTCGCAAAGAAGTAGTTGAGGTGaatggggtccctgtggaaggaagaGCCAAGGGCCCAGGGCCATATTATATGATCAGGAAGGATCTGCTGTACAGAGTAGTCCGTATCCAAGAGCAGGTCGTGGAACAGCTCCTAGTACCACAGAAACATCAGAGGGGAGTGATGGAGCTAGCCCACAACCATCTGTTCGGGGGACATCTAGGGGTAGATAAAACCCTGGATCGAATTttgcagaggtttttttggcctggaatCTATGCGGCAGTCCGGCGATACTGTGCCTCCTGTCCGGAATGCCAATTACATGGGCCCCGACCATGCTTAAGGGCACCTTTGGTACCTCTGCTGATTATTGAAGTCCCTTTTGAGCGAATAGCTATGGACCTAGTAGGGCCATGAGAAAAATCAGCCCAAGGCCATCAGTACATACTGGTGGTGCTAGATTATGCCACCCGGTACCCCGAGGCCATTCCCCTACGGAACACTACGTCCAAGACCATAGCGAAATAATTAATCCAAATTTTTGCTAGAGTGGGAATACCCAAAGAGATCCTGATGGATCAAGGAACCCGCTTTATGTCTAAATTAATGAAGGATCTATGTGCAATGCTCCATATACAGACCCTAAGGTCATCAGTCTATCATCCACAGACCGATGACCTCGTCGAGCGTTTTAATAGAATATTGAAGAACATGATACGAAAGGTGGTGAGCCGGGATGGGAAGAACTGGGACACCCTGCTACCATACCAAATGTTTGCGATAAGTGAAGTACCTCAGACTTCAACTGGGTTCTCCCCCTTTGAACTGTTATATGGTCaccacccccgtggcatactggACATTGCCATTGAAATTTGGGAAGAACAGCTGAACCCAGGGAAAACCTCATCGAGCATGTGTTGCAGATGAAAGACAGGATAACCCAAGTCACCACCATAGTGCGGGAACACATGGAGAGGGCACAAGGGACCCAACAAACATACTACAATTGCCAAGCGACGATCTGAAAATTCCAGGTGGGAGATGGGTAATGGTGCTCATACCCACagcggagagcaagctcctggccagatggcaggggccatATGAGATAATAGAAGCCATCGGAGAGGTCGATTACAAGGTCCGACAGCCTGGACACCAGAAGCTGGAACAAATCTATCATATAAACCTGTTGAAACCTTGGCAAGACAGAGAAGCTCATGTGGTCACTCTAGGGTCACCTTCTCTCGAGAGCAACCCGCCTGGCCAAGTGGGAATATCCCCTGACCAACGAACTGAGGTGATCAACATGATCAAACACAACCAGGATGTGTTCTCAGAAAAGCCAAGCAGGACTATTGAGGTTCATCATCACATCCTCACAGAGCCTGGAGTGAAGGTGAATGTCAAGCCATACCGGATCCCAGAGGTGAAAAGAGAAGAGATCAAGATAGAAGTCAGGGAAATGTTGAAGttaggagtcattgaagagtCTCATAGCTAATGGTCAAGCCCAGTGGTCCTAGTACCTAAATCGGACGGCAGTAtgaggttttgcaatgacttccagaAACTGAATGAGGTGTCCCAATTTGATGCTTACCCTATAGCCCGGATAGATGAGTTAATTGACCAACTGGGGAAAGCACAATTTTTGTCCGCCCTTGACCTGACTAAGGGTTATTGGCAAATTTCCTTGGCCAAGGCCGACAAAGAGAAGAAGGCTTTTTCAACACCAGAGGGACTATatcaatacactgtcctcccttttggtttACATGGGGCTCCTGCAACTTTCCAGCAGCTCATGGACAAACTGTTGCATCCACATGGCAAGTATGCAGCCGCCTATCTTGATGATGTCATTATACATAGTCCAGATTGGGAGACGCACTTGGGGAAGGTGGAAGCAGTCCTGGACACCTTGAGGAAGGCGGGgctgactgcaaatccctccaaatgtgCAATTGGGCTAGCAGAAACCAAATACCTTGGGTGTATAGTGGGGAGAGGCGTGGTGAAGCCCCAACTCAACAAGTTAGAGGCAATGCAGAAGTGGCCCAGACCACCCCAGAAGAAACaggtcagagcattcctggggcTGGTTGGGTACTACAGACGGTTCATTCCCCACTTTGCCACCAGGGCATGCCCGCTAACAGACCTAATGAAAGCCCGTGGCCTGGACATAGTAAGATGGTCTAGCGCGGCTGAGGAAGCTTTTGCAGATCTGCAAACTGCCCTCTGCACCGATCCAGTGCTGGTAGCTCCAGACTGGAAGAAGGAGTTTATCTTGCAAACGGATGCCTCTGAAGTTGGGTTGGGAGCGGTTCTTTCACAAATGGTTGGAGCAGAAGAACACCCAGTTCTgttcctcagtaggaaactcctgccCAGGGAACGTAAATATGCCATAGTatagaaggaatgcctggccataaAGTGGGCTGTAGAAAGCCTTCGTTACCACCTACTTGGATGGAGGTTTACCCTTGTCACGGACCATGCCCCTCtgaagtggatgcaccaaaacaaagagaaaaatgcgaGAGGGACGAGGTGGTTCCTGTCGCTACAACCCTTCCACTTCAGAATACAACAGAGATCCGGAATCAAGCAGGGCAACGCGGACAGCCTTTCAAGGGTACACTGTTTGCTGACCCAAGTAGCCCAGCCTTGTAGTGTTGAGTAAGGGGCGAGGatatgtgataaactcaggacagacagctgcaagggaggggtaggaatcagtcccagagggttaaaaggccctcctccttatcaacagGGAGGcaactacaggtcaatcaggttcaacggagaaagggttaccaaggtagcaattagaatcagctgagggagAGCTACCTGAGGGTAATTAGTATAGCTGATTCCAACTTAGGGCtacctgagacctttttaaacccttccctaggaggaagggggggggaagagcagagagagaaggagccctgctgcagGAGTGTAGGAGCGGCAAGACAgtgagcctcaccaggaggagaggcagtactctctcccacaagggagtaaAAATATTCTAAGTACGACTGGTGGAGATACGGtgagcagacttcccctgtgtccctAGGGGGACTGCagtacccaagcctgtctcaccagggctaaaagcagcagaggctggggaaactgagaaaGTACCTTGCcacacattctacaaatacattagaagcaagaggaagaccaaggacagggcaggcccgttactcaatgagAGGGGGGTAACAATAGCAGTAAGTGTGGAAATATCAGAGATGCTGAATGACgacttttttttggttttcaccaagaaggttgatagtgattggatgtctaacagaatgaatgccagtgaaaatgaggtaggatcagaggctaaaatagggaaataacaaattaaaaattattgagacaagttagatgtcttcaggtcactagggcctgatgaaatgcatcctagaatactcaaggagctaactcaggagatatctgagccattagcgattatctttgaaaagtcatggaagacaggagagagtccagaagactggaaaagaggaaatgtagtgccaatctataaaaagggaaataagaacaacccaggaaattccAGACCAGTTATCTTAACTtttgtacctggaaagataatggagcaaataattaagcaatcaatttgcaaacctCTAGAAactaataaggtgataaataacggtcagcatggatttgtcaagaacaaatcatgtcagaccaacTTGATACCTTTCTTTCactgggtaacaagccttgtggatgtgggggaagcagtagatatggtatatcttgactttaataacgcttttgatactgtctcgcatgaccttctcataaacaaactaaggaaatgcaacctagatggagtactacaaggtgggtgcataactggttgaaaaaacattcccagagagtagttatccaTGGCTCACAGTCATGCTAGAAAGGCATAATGAGTggagtcccgcagggatcagttctgggtctgttcaatatcttcatcaatgatttcgataatgg contains:
- the CREBZF gene encoding CREB/ATF bZIP transcription factor produces the protein MRHSLTQLLAASSGGESPSAAAWQLPSAGPAPAAGGGDGGEEEPGGPRPKQQRWDPAVLEQPQQGAEEPAEHEDLFSGLELGDLLEAAPPHWELDVEPSGCFCGQQGEPEPPTSAPGQRSCGASPGGVAARSRLKAAAAARLNRLKKKQYVLGLESRLQGLAAENRQLRDRNRGLNRRLRDLERETSYLRAVLANQSALGQLLSRLAGAGGLRLRTSLFRDTDPPHQHPPQAGESRDHDYALPSQDAGESEGEERPASGGICLHVDRDQLSVEFCSLCARRACASFKIFFFRCLPCQAPLCRG
- the CCDC89 gene encoding coiled-coil domain-containing protein 89 encodes the protein MPQDEKDPEMSCPTNDSKEAEIETKGDMRDLYEALEKLHGLSDGEKGEKALLRSRLHEQSQLICILKKRADDTLMRCKALESLNLELEELRMEDSVRLESQTRRAQQLEERFMDLAANHEDMIRFKDEYKQQNMLLREENKCLRQENQTLFSQALKEKEAEVLQLTSQGKRLSQEVDSLKERCAQDSHRAQEREKELLEVQSQQASVHAKETDLLRSQLQSLEEKHCQTVAQLEQAERQQKAEGSELQAKLERVSREKEELLHLAMERGKTLQEKQREIQQLEKKLETAERARLTAEERFVREVAAVDSNLRVQELQRHVEGSEQAYSELWMQFDAYKKHSMDLLTKEKELNNKLRHFMS